CTCCAGTTGACGCTTCTGTTGAAGCTGGAGGACAAACTGAACCGGCACCTGAGCTGTGACCTGATGCCAAGTGAGTCTCTCCTTTCCCTTAGAGGATGAAGAGTGTGAGCCTTGTCTGTTAGGGACATactcggggggtggggggaagtggCAGGGCAGTGACACCCCGACTCACATAAAATGAACTTAATAACCCCTAAAATTTAAGGGTGGGTCTGGCCACTTTGCTCGTGTCATTCTTTCCCAGGCAGGGTAACCCAGTCGGACAATTGGCAGGGTTCTGGGTCCCTCGCTCCGTTGTCCTCACGCTCTCCTATTTCCCTGTCAGATGAGAACATCCCTGAGTTGGCCGCTGAGCTGGTGCAGCTGGGCTTCATTAGCGAGGTGAGCTTTCTGCCCTCGGCTGCagggctgcctctcttctcctcccagctGGTCTAACTGAGCTCTTCTTCCCTAGGCTGACCAGAGCCGGCTGACTTCTCTGCTAGAGGAGACTCTGAACAAGTTCAACTTTGCCAGGAACAGCACCCTCAACTCAGCCGCTGTCACTGTCTCCTCCTAGAGCTTACCCGGGCCAGGCCCCTAATCTGAGCTGTGGCTGTCCCTGGATGTGCTGCAGCCTTCCTGCCCTTTCCCCCCAGTCAGTATTACCCTGTGAAGCCCCTTCTCTCCTTCATTATTTAGGAGAGCTTTGGGGCTCCCTGGTTCTGAGcatcaccctcccccttccccttctcttcctcccctctgcactttgtttacttgttttgcACAGACGTGGGCCTGGGCCTTCTCAGCAGCCGCCTTCTAGTTGGGGGCTAGTAGCTGATCTGCCAGCTCCTGCCCAGCCTGTGTGGAAAGGAGGCCCACGGGCGCGCTGGGGGAGCTGAATTCTACAATCCCGCCCGGGCGAACAGGCCGGGAGAGAAGGGTGGTGCTGCAGTGGTGGCCCAGGGGGGGCCATTCGATTCGCCTCAGTTGCTGCTGTAATAAAAGTCTACTTTTTGCTAAAAGCGTCCTGTGTGTTTGCGTCTTCCCCGCTAGGGGGAGCAGGGCTCGGAGCCCCGCCTGGGGTGAGGAGGTTGGGCCTCCAGGTAGTGATGGGGCGGAACTGGCCTGCGAGCAAGGGAGGGGCCGGGCCAGGTAGAGCTGCCCGGAGGCCGGCGCGGGGGACGCAATGAGGTGCTGCCGCCTCTGTAGATTCGGTAACCTATGGCGCGTTTGGTCCCATTCAGTATCCACACCCTCGCCCTGTCCTGTGATCCCTTGTTAGTTTGGGGCGGCGGCGCGGGACTACTTCCCAGTTCCTTTCCGGGCTCAGgtttaccccccccccttccccgccCCATGCTCCACAGACACAGCCCGGGGCCCTTGGCGGCTAATGCGAGTGGGCCTCGCGCTGATCCTGGTGGGCCACGTGAACCTGCTGCTGGGGGCTGTGCTGCACGGCACCGTCCTGCGGCATGTAGCCAATCCCCGCGGTGCCGTCACCACCGAATACACCACTGCCAATGTCATTTCCGTGGGCTCCGGGCTGCTGGTGAGTGCGGCAGGCGGCCGCGTTTTGGAGGGGCGGAGCGGAGGCGTGCGGAGCAGCCTGGGCCTCACACAAACTTTGTGTCTTTTAGAGTGTTGCCTTGGGACTTGTGGCCCTCGTGGCATCCAGGAATCTCCTTCGCCCACGACTGGTGAGGGGGGATTTCTGGAGTTTTAATGAGGGAGCCTGTGTCAGGGAAATGGGGGCTGACtcaagtggggaggaggggccccAAATAGAGAAACTTTCTATCAAGTgggagagccccccaccccaggttgCTCACTTGACCTTCTGACCCCTGCCAGCACTGGGCCCTGTTGGCAGTAGGTCTGGTAAACCTGCTCTTGTCCACTGCCTGCTCCCTGGGCCTCCTGCTTGCTGTGTCACTCACCGTGGCCAATGGTGGCCGCCGGCTTATTGCCGACTGCCATCCAGGACTGCTGGATCCTTTGCTACCGCTGGACCAGGGGCCGGGACATGCTGACTGCCCCTTTGACCCCACAAGAATCTATGTGAGTGTTCTCGTCTCAGCTTTTTTGCAGTCCCAAAGCCTTGGTCTGCCCCTTTAATCACCCCAACTTGTCACTTCTGCCGGCGCCCTCCTAgttcccccatccttcctcttcaCCTTTTAGGATACAGCCTTAGCTCTCTGGATTCCTTCTTTGCTCATGTCTGCAGTGGAGGCTGTTCTGTCTGGTTATTGCTGTGTGGCAGCACTCACCCTCCGTGGGGTTGGGCCCTGCAGGAAGGAAGGGCTCCAGGGGCAGGTAAGGAAGATGAATAGGAAGGGTTCCTTCAACACAGATTGGCTGTGTTGAAATGATTCAGGGCCAGAGTACTAACTCCACCCTTTTCTGCAGCTGGAGGAACTGACAGAGCTTGAACATGGTAAAAGGCAGGATAGCGAGCAGCTACTGGATCAGAATCAAGAAATCCAGGCGTCGCGGAAAAGTTGGGCTTAGGACAGGTAATGGGACATGAGGACTGTGGCCTGGGAAAGGATAGGGGCAGGGAATTGCCCTTAGAACTAACTAGGTCTGGTCCCTTGCTATGCTGTTTGCCTTCTGACCCAGGCTCTCCCTTCTATCAAGCAGGTGTTGATCCAGAGGCTCATTCCACAGGGCTTTTCACTCACCCTTAGGATGATATAAACATTGTAATAAAAGAACTTCTCTTTTTCTACTTGATTCTGATTTGGGGGGCAAAGAGCTGGTGTTGAGGGTGACTTTGATCAAAAAGTACAGTGGTCTCTGTTAGTTACAAGTGTTTAATGAAGGGAAGAACCTAATAGTCTTCCCTGAGCTCTACCAGTTACTGAAAGGAAAAGCTGGTGCTGGGTAGCCCGCCACACCACTGACTGATGAATTTCAGCACATCCTGGCACTCCGGGCTGTGGGAGGTCTGTGAGCAAACAAAAAGAACGTCAGAGGAACTCAGTGCTGAAGACATCCCAGCTATAAAGAAAACCAGCTCCACCAGTGTGGGCAGCAGGATTCAGGGCCGCTGCACCTGCCTTGACAATCCCAACCCCTTCCAGTGGCTGGTTGTTTCTCTTCAGTGCTGCGCTCCCTGCCCCATCCTTCGTCTCCTGCTCTAACCTTAATAGCCATGAGAAACTTATTCCAGTTGTCCTTGTTAGCAGCCTTCCCTGGCCGCTTAAAttcaattttgttcctcagaATGGGGTATCCTGTGGGGAAAGAAAAAACGATGAAGGGTTTGAGAGGGAATGAAGGGGACAACAGAGTAATTTAGGGGCAGAAAGTAGGATGTTCCTCTTCATCCTTTTCTGAATCACAGTAAGATAGCTTCTTGATCCTTCTGTTTTCCCCTCCTTCCTGCCCACCACAGAATACAGGTGCTGTAGCGTTCTGTACCTGTAATGAGGCAGGGCAGTGCCCGAACGCCAGTGCTCACTGCCACCAGGGAAGCCTCATAGGCACCGCGCTCATCTTGAGGTAGAACCTGGTCTAGCTGCTGGTCCATTGAGACTGTGAGCACCCAGTCTCGAACCtcttctctctgagcctcctgGGAAGGACAGGGAGCAGCAGCTTCATGCAGGGCAGGGCAAATGGGGGTGGCACTTGGGGGGGGGTTTGCTAAGCCATCATTCTTTCACCCACAAATGGTCCTCTTTGAACTGGGGGTTACAGCCACACCCTTAGCTTCTTCCTCTTCTACTTTCACTGAAGGAATAGTGAGGACCAAGGACATTCCAAAATGTGGTTGACTGATGGCTGGTACAAAGGGTTGGGAGGACCATCCTAAAGTGTCCTCCCTTCTCAATGCACTCACACTGGGGAGCCCGCTGTTCTCCAATCCCTGTCCTTACCGGAATGTGCTGCTTGGCTGGGAGTGGCACTTCAAAGGGAATGTCTGTATCCTGAAAGTCGGAGTGGTCAAGGGCATCCAGAGTCCCTTCCTCGATTGCCTGTGGCACAGTAAGCAGCCATGAGATAGTCACAGCTTGTGACAGGCAAAACCTCCCAACTTCTGGGAATAGCCTTCCTACTCACATCAGTCAGATCCAAAAAACGGTTGAGGAAGATGAATGCCATGTTCTCCCAGCCAACTGCCTGCAACAGAGGAAAGTTGCAGGATGCAGAGGGAAGAATCCCGGAAAACAGTTTCTCCCACAACTCCAGCCCCACACTCAGCTTTGCTCTCTGGGAGCAGATGGGATGGTCTACCTCCCAACTTTCTCATCCCAGCTCACCTTGGCAGCAGTTCCTGCCTCATAGAAAGCCTTGTCTGCAGGGAGTAGCTGTGTGTGACGTAAAAGCGAAACCGAAAGCTTGGCAGCCACAGTTTCCTATGGATTAAAGTCAAAGCATTATGACCCTGGCAATGCGGTGACTGAGCTACCAGACCAACGACCTTATAACTAAGGCAGCCACGGAACCAGGAAACCAACAATCATTGTTAAACTGCCCTATTTCTCAAGCCTTTCTGAGTCTTAAGTTATATTCATCTGTACAGAACTGGGCATAGATTATTTCTAAGTTTCCTTCCACTTCTAGAATTCTCATCCAAGTACATGAAATAATGATACAATATGGTATCATGAATAAGCCACGGTATGTGTATAAGAGGTCAACACAGAAATCATGGGATTTGAATGTTTAAGCATAATGAGGCTGGAGCTGGGTGGGCTCAGGTCAAAGGAGGCTGGGGAAAAGCATCTTAGCAAGGGTTGAAGATTTCTTTAATCAGAGAAGTTAGGAGAGAAGTGGGCCACACTTAAGATTCcagaattttaattcattcaaatTCATACATTTGAAGATGTGTCCATAAGACTGAGTGTTCCTCCCCCCTCCGTCTCACCAGCTGTTTGACACTCTGGGCCGCTGAGCGTGTGGCATAGTAATGAGCGATCAGCAGCATCATCTCAAACTCCTCATGGGCTGGAGAGTTTGCTTCACTGGACTTCACCAGGTTTTCACACTAGAGCAGACAGAGAGCACAGCCTGGGTCAGGGGTCAGAGGAGGACCAGGGCCATAGAGCAGTCAACTGATGGCCACTTGAGAAAAGGAAGGTACCGTATATCAGAGGGTAAAGGTTTATGTGCATGAAAGAAGAGACGAGGGCTGGGACAGGCAGAGTCGCGTTATCACTCTGTGGTCAACCCGACTTCCTCACCAGATTGAAGAGGACGTCCCGGAGATCAGCCCAGCTGTGGTAGGCCTCAGCGCAGTTGGTTCCAGGTGAGCTCACCATGTCCATGAAGATCCTTTTGTAGATGTTGAAGTTCTGAAGGCGGGAGTAAGAAGAGCtgagtagccctggctggttggctcagtggtagagcgtcggcctggcgtgcaggagtcccgggtttgattcccagccagggcacacaggagaagcgcccatctgcttctccacctctccccctctccttcctctctgtctctctcttcccctcccgcagccgcggctccattggagcaaagatggcccgggcgctggggatggctctgtggcctctgcctcaggcactagaatggctcgggatgcaacagagcgacaccccagaggggcagaacatcgcccctggtggacatgctgggtggatcccggtcgggcacatgcaggagtctgtctgactgcctccccgtttctagcttccaaaaaatgaaaaaaaaaaaaaaagaagaagaagagctgagtgagaagggaaggggacaACTGGAAGAGAAAGTAGAAGTGGTGTCTAAGAGGAAAGCAAGgctgtaaatgtgtgtgtggagGAGCTATGGAACAACGATGGACGGAGTGTTGATTATTTTTGAGGGAAAAgaagattaagaaaagaaaatcactgtTTCTTAACTAACTGGTGCTCTGTGACTGCAGGCAAATGTTAGAATGCGAATGCACAGTCACAGTGTGCGTGAGCTAACATTCCAGACAGCTGTGGCGCTCAGATAGGACAGTGGTGTTCATTCACTCGGGGAAGTTAAGCTCTAGAGGTGTGTGTGGGATTCATTTCTGAAAGACTGTTCCCCGTGTGTTAGCTAAAAGCTTGGGATGTTGGCATTTCTTTAATGGGTCAATCCTCAAAGGGGCTGTACATTTTGGAAGAGACTGGGTGGGGTCTCTGGGCATGACACTGATCAAGGAATCCTTAACAAAAACAGTTCCAGACGGGAGGGTGATTCtcgaggaaaaggaaagaatttcCCTGAAGAAACATCTCAAGGAGCAGGCTGGTACCTGTGGGTTAGCAGGGGCTCCATGCTGCACATACAGGGCCAGTGCCTGGGCAGAGCCAGCCTCTCGGATCAGGTGAGTCGCATACAGTGCCACGTACTTATGCAGAATCTTGTAGTTCTGTCCCGGGGGTAGAGGAATAGCATGAGGAAGGTGGGGTCAGTAAAACCAGGCAGTGGGGTGGCGACCTGAGGCTGTGGATTTGTTTAAGAGGCAGAGGGCATATGTAAGCCAGGCCCTGCTGGGACTCTGACCCCAATTTCAGAGTAGGGAAGACTAAGCTCTCTGATGCTGATTAGGGATTTTCTGAGTTTGGGCTTTAGAGACCAGAGCTATAGTTATGGGGCAGTGGGCAGTCATGGGAACATGCACAGAAGACCTGGACTTGGGAGGAAGGGAGCAGTACCTGCTTGGTAGCTGTTTCGATGCACTTGTCCCACTGGCCCTGCTCCACATACAGGTCCAACGCAGCCACCACATCCACACTCACCAGCTGTGGACCCATTGAAAGGACAGAGTTAGGAGAGAAATGAtgtgagagggaaaaggggagaatctcttgtgcctctgtgtgtgtctgcctcCTGCTAACTCCGTAAGTCTTACCGAGTCCACTTTGCCCTGGTTCTTGAGGAAATCTTTATAATGCTGGTCCACATAGTCTTCATACCTGCAAAGATGAACAGGGATCTCACACTACCTGGTCCCGGGATGGCTTCATAGTCATACCCTTCCCATGAGAACTTTCCCAGTTTTTACAAAAGGAAGTAAGGTAATTTCCCAGTGAGAGGGGGAGTGCACTCACCGGGGATCTAACTCCTTGGCCACACGCTTGGCCTTGTTCCACTCCTCACCCTCCATGAAAGCATCAATAGCTTCCTTGACTAGGTCCAGGTTCAGATAGATCTCTGCAGCCTGCATGGTGGGAAATTGGAGACTGAAGACCCATCTTTCCCCTCCACTCTTCAGTCTCCCTTCTGTGAGCTCCCCCTTTTCCCCAGAACTGCATGCCATGCCTGCCACATCACACATCACACATCATCCTGGGTGCAGATGTCACCACCCCACCCAGTTCTGTGGAGTCTGTGTCTCTTCAGTCCCAGCCCCCTACTTACTGCACTGTGCTTTCCAATTCCAATCAGCTGGGGTCCCACAGCCCGAACGACTTCCAGGCTGCGTTGGGGGGGCAGAAACTTGATGGACAGTTCAGCTGCCTGAGTGGTTGAACAGAAGATGGAAGTGGGTAGGAGAGACAAATACCATTGGGGGTCCTCTGCctcatgttctttttctcttcaattGCCAACTTTTTGTTAAACTCTCCTCACCTTCCACCCTCCTAGGAGGAGCCTGCCCCATGAtccatcagcttttttttttttaaagattttatttattcattatagagaggggagggagagagagagagagaaggggggaggagcaggaagcatcaactctcatatgtgccttgaccaggcaagcccagggttttgaaccggcaacctcagcgtttccaggttgacgctttatccactgcgccaccacaggtcaggctgatccaTCAGCTTTTAAATGACCCTCAGAGGACTTATCCAGCACCCCTCAGCTTGTCCTGTTTCAGACACTTTGCTATCTAAGGTCACCGCATTTGTCTTGCCACCTTTGACAAACTGGTTTCTCAAGTCCTTTGTCAcaaatagaatctttttttttttttttttttcatttttcggaagctggaatcggggaggcagtcagacagactcccgcatgcgcccaactgggatccacccagcacacccaccagggggcgatgctctgcccatcttggtgcgtcgctctgttgcatccagagccattctagtgcctgaggcagaggccacagagccatcctcagtgcccgggcaaactttgctccaatggagccttggctgcggaaggggaagagagagacagagaggaaggagagggggaagggtagagaagcagatgggcacttctcctgtgtgccctggccaggaatcgaacccgggactcccacacgccaggctgacgctctaccgctgagccaaccggccagggccacaaatagaATCTTGTTAACATAGTATAgggaaaaaaaccataaaatagGAGTCCGagacattttctaaatatttgtgttggggttttctgagcctcagtttctttatcataAGAGTGATGGTTTGTTTAGAATTGTACCGTCCAGAACAGCAGCctctagtcacatgtggctagtcCTAATTGAGATGAGCTATAAGCTCAAATGCACACtagatttcaaagacttagtatgaaaaagaggaatgtacaatatctcaataaatttttatactgattacatgttgaaataatagTTTAGGTATATTGGGTTAGataaaatattacaattattCTCACCTGTTTCTTTTCAGTGTGGCTACCAGAAATTCTGAATTACATGTGTGACTTACCTTTGTGACTTGCATTACATTTTGTTAGACAGTGCTGGTCTAGATGACTTTAGAGACACCTCTAACCCTAAAACTCAGTAATCCTACAAACCCAAGTGTTGTATGAGCTTACTGTATTTCCACTGTGATATGACAGACTCATGAGATTTTAATTTCCACATGGTCTCATTACAGACTGTGCTAATCCTCCTTGTCTttcctccacttattcatacctctctttctttatttgccAAACCCTTCAAAGCTTAAAGTGCCCCCATCCAGGAAGCCATCCTCTAACTAGCCTGAAGAAGGTATAGTCATGCACAGACTGCAGTAAACAATGCCTCACAGTAAGATACAACAGATGCTTCATAAATACTTGCTGATTAAAATCTGCTAAACTCTCATAACCAATCACCAGTCCTTTCTACTTCCTTCCCCTCCAACTTCTAGGAGCTATTCAATGACAAGGCCTTTAAAGCCTAAGGGCTTCTGCAAGGGCATCATCGCACCAATACTTATTTAGGGGGCTGCTCAATCTTGCCTCCTTATAACTCCTAATACCATTACTGTAttccctcatgtataagatgcacatttttcaaaaaaatttggggtctaaaaactgggtgcgtcttatacagtggttataaaactgtggcatttcagatgccatagatggaactgaggacgaggcaatatatgaagactgtgattcgtcatcagacacagatgaggataagtTACTGGAtgagaattttgacagtgatgaggagttgtatgaatttttttttttttttctgtatttttctgaagctggaaacagggagagacagtcagacagactcccgcatgtgcccgaccaggatccacccggcacgcccaccagggggcgacgctctgcccctccggggcgtcgctctgttgcgaccagagccactctagcgcctggggcagaggccgaggagccatccccagcacccaggccatctctgctccaatggaacctcggctgtgggaggggaagagagagacagagaggaaggagagggggaggggtggagaagcagatgggcgcttctcttgtgtgccctggctgggaattgaacccgggactcctgcactccaagccgacgctctaccactgagccaactggccagggccaagttgtatgaattttatgatgaataaaacttgagttcaataactttatgtaatacattttttttcaaatttcaggccccaaaattaaggtgcgtcttatacatgggagtgtcttatacatgaggaaatatagtATTTCCCTGAATCTAAGGCACACCATTTAAACTATAGAtgtattctaatttcaaagataCTAAAATGTGATTATTTATATGTCTTAGAATTGATGAAACATATTGGCTTGGCTTAATCTGCTagagacttcttttctttttttttttttttgtatttttctgaagctggaaacggggagagacagtcagacagactcccgcatgcgcccgaccgggatccacccggcacacccaccaggggcgactctctgcccaccagggggcgatgctctgcccctccagggcgtcgctctgcagcgaccagagccactctagcgcctggggcagaggccaaggagccatccccagcgcccgggccatcttttgctccaatggagccttggctgcgggaggggaagagagagacagagaggaaggaggggggtgggggtggagaagcaaatgggcgcttctcctgtgtgccctggccgggaatcgaacccgggtccccgcacaccaggccgacgctctaccgctgagccaaccggccagggcctagagactTCTTTTCAGGAGCTGCTGGGTAGAGGAGAAGCCTTTGCTTCCTTCGCGACCTCCATCTGGCTCTGGTCCTAGGCCTGTCTCCTCCCTCACAAAGCCTCCCTGACCCCTCCAGCCCACAGTGATCTCAACCTTCTCTGAACTTCATCTTGATCACACACTTTAGTGGTCACTGAATGATCACTCAGATACAAAAGTAACTGAGCCACATGTGAGTCTAACTTCTCCCAATTGCTGACTGTCAGGGTTCTGTCCTAAATCCCCTTTTATAGCCTTCACAGTTTCTGGATCTAACATCTGGTAAGCACTCAATTGATACCtatttggaataaaaaataaaaaaaaaaaaggagagaaaagaagaatttcTGAGAAGGAATGCTGGGTGTGACCCAGCATGACCTGTGCCTGGGCAGGCAGGGGGGACCTGTGCCTGGGCGGGCAGGGGGGACCTGTGCCTGGGCGGGCAGAGGCAGGGCGAGTGCGGCAGGCTCACCTTCATCCAGCACTTCTCCAGGCTGCTGCTTCCCGTGTCCCGCACTTTGATGTAACAGTCGACTGCACGGCTATACTCGCCAGCCTGTTCCCACTGTCGAGCTTGTTCCACTAGCCCCTCCACACCCCTGTGGAGATGCGGGGCCAGTGAGCAGGAGTGGGAGGGGCAGCCTGTCGGGGCACTTTATGACCCAGCCTCCTGCCCTGCCCACATTTCCAGACCCC
The Saccopteryx bilineata isolate mSacBil1 chromosome 3, mSacBil1_pri_phased_curated, whole genome shotgun sequence DNA segment above includes these coding regions:
- the KRTCAP3 gene encoding keratinocyte-associated protein 3 encodes the protein MRCCRLCRFDTARGPWRLMRVGLALILVGHVNLLLGAVLHGTVLRHVANPRGAVTTEYTTANVISVGSGLLSVALGLVALVASRNLLRPRLHWALLAVGLVNLLLSTACSLGLLLAVSLTVANGGRRLIADCHPGLLDPLLPLDQGPGHADCPFDPTRIYDTALALWIPSLLMSAVEAVLSGYCCVAALTLRGVGPCRKEGLQGQLEELTELEHGKRQDSEQLLDQNQEIQASRKSWA